In Amaranthus tricolor cultivar Red isolate AtriRed21 chromosome 5, ASM2621246v1, whole genome shotgun sequence, a genomic segment contains:
- the LOC130813710 gene encoding gamma-interferon-responsive lysosomal thiol protein-like — MAASISRRLLGLIISCLMINQVCGGIEAPKVKLDLYYESLCPFCANFIINPNGGLPVLFQSGLIDIVDLRLFPWGNAWFTSNNSFVCQHGPDECLFNTIEACAIEAWPTLDGHFPFITCVESLLYEGKYTEWETCFDRLGLDPTPVTTCYKGETGKKLNLKYASLTAALDPPHEYVPWVVVDGEPLLEDYGNFISYICKVYKGSPPSACSKETFKSLSRKKINHVYPVCYAEQTLKVSPWMKLRSILSSWVDKFMMI; from the exons ATGGCGGCATCAATTAGTCGTCGGCTTTTGGGTCTAATCATTTCATGcttaatgatcaatcaagtgTGTGGAGGAATTGAAGCACCAAAAGTGAAGCTAGATTTGTATTATGAAAGCTTGTGTCCATTTTGTGCCAACTTTATCATCAATCCTAATGGTGGACTTCCTGTCTTGTTTCAAAGTGGCTTGATTGATATTGTTGACCTTCGCCTTTTCCCTTGGGGAAATGCTTGGTTTACTTCCAATAACTCCTTTGTTTGTCAG CATGGTCCTGATGAATGTTTGTTTAACACTATTGAAGCTTGTGCTATTGAAGCTTGGCCTACTTTG GACGGTCATTTTCCTTTTATTACTTGCGTTGAGAGCCTTCTTTATGAGGGAAAGTACACAGAATGGGAGACTTGCTTCGACCGATTGGGCTTGGACCCTACACCTGTTACTACTTGCTACAAGGGTGAAACCGGTAAAAAG CTAAATCTAAAGTATGCATCTTTAACTGCTGCACTTGACCCTCCTCATGAATACGTGCCTTGGGTGGTTGTGGATGGAGAACCGCTTCTTGAG GATTATGGGAACTTTATAAGTTACATATGCAAAGTTTACAAAGGATCACCACCAAGTGCTTGCAGCAAAGAGACCTTTAAAAGTCTTTCGAGAAAGAAGATTAATCATGTATATCCTGTCTGCTATGCTGAACAAACTTTGAAGGTGTCACCTTGGATGAAACTTCGATCAATTTTAAGTTCATGGGTGGATAAATTTATGATGATATAA
- the LOC130812942 gene encoding gamma-interferon-responsive lysosomal thiol protein-like produces the protein MLVQKLQKFSHYYHLCILRIRYKYHPSKSSHQSSCLSTMASILRLCFSLVAYLTIIQFCVGSSNSPKKVSLDLYYESLCPGSSKFIANDLPTIYKNGLIEIVDLRFFPWGNAILNSDVSFTCQHGPTECLLNTVEACAIDIYPMDDRVMFIQCIENMVYEGNSTNWKTCFKLYDFDPELITDCYASLYGKRLEVMYAKLTNALTPPHQYVPWVVVDGKPLQTDYENFVSYICEAYKGPQPSACKKASLASVPREMAKDGVVVSRRLQD, from the exons ATGTTGGTCCAAAAACTTCAGAAATTTTCACACTACTATCACCTTTGCATCCTCAGAATTCGATATAAATACCATCCCTCGAAATCCTCTCATCAATCATCTTGTTTGAGCACAATGGCTTCAATTCTTCGACTATGTTTTTCTCTCGTTGCTTACCTTACGATCATTCAATTCTGCGTAGGAAGTTCTAATTCACCCAAAAAAGTATCACTCGATTTGTACTACGAGAGCTTGTGCCCCGGAAGTTCCAAATTCATAGCCAATGATCTGCCTACCATCTACAAGAATGGGCTGATTGAAATCGTTGATCTACGCTTCTTCCCTTGGGGGAATGCTATACTCAATTCTGATGTCTCCTTTACTTGTCAG CATGGTCCTACTGAATGCTTACTGAACACTGTTGAAGCTTGCGCCATTGATATATATCCTATG GATGACCGTGTCATGTTCATTCAATGTATTGAGAATATGGTTTATGAGGGGAACTCTACCAATTGGAAAACTTGCTTCAAGCTGTACGATTTTGATCCAGAACTTATCACTGATTGTTACGCGAGTCTTTATGGAAAAAGG CTTGAGGTGATgtatgcaaaactaaccaatgCGCTCACACCTCCTCATCAATATGTGCCTTGGGTCGTTGTGGATGGAAAACCCCTACAAACC GATTATGAAAATTTCGTAAGTTACATCTGTGAAGCTTACAAGGGACCGCAACCAAGTGCTTGTAAGAAAGCATCCCTTGCAAGTGTCCCAAGAGAGATGGCTAAGGATGGTGTTGTTGTTTCGCGTAGGCTTCAAGACTAG
- the LOC130812941 gene encoding cinnamoyl-CoA reductase CAD2: MSTENNNKVVCVTGGSGYIGSYLVSLLLSRGYTVNTTVKDLNNDNETKHLETLEGAKTHLRLFRLDLLDYDSILAAVSGTSGVFHIASPCIVDQVHDPQKELLDPAIKGTTNVLKAAKEAGVKRVVVTSSVSAISPNPNWPADVVRDENCWTDVEFCKQKELWYPLSKTLAEKAAWEFAKENGLDVVVVNPGTVMGPVLPPTLNASMLMLLRLLQGCTETYENFFMGSVHVKDVALAHILVYENKSATGRHLCLEAISHYGDFAAKVSELLPEYNLPRLPRETQQGLLRAKNAAKKLMDLGLQFIPMEQIIKDSVDSLKSKGFLS, translated from the exons ATGTCGACGGAAAATAATAACAAAGTGGTTTGTGTGACGGGAGGAAGCGGCTACATTGGGTCTTACTTAGTCTCTCTCCTCCTTTCTCGTGGTTACACCGTTAACACCACCGTCAAAGACCTCA ATAATGACAACGAAACGAAGCATCTAGAAACCTTAGAAGGTGCTAAAACTCATCTCCGCTTGTTCCGGCTTGATCTTCTCGATTACGATTCCATTCTTGCTGCGGTTTCTGGAACTTCTGGAGTTTTTCACATTGCTTCTCCTTGCATTGTTGATCAAGTTCACGATCCTCAG AAAGAATTGCTTGATCCAGCAATAAAAGGTACGACAAATGTACTGAAGGCTGCGAAAGAAGCAGGTGTAAAGCGTGTGGTTGTGACATCTTCCGTGTCTGCAATTTCACCTAATCCTAATTGGCCTGCTGATGTTGTTAGAGACGAAAATTGTTGGACTGATGTTGAATTCTGCAAACAAAAAGAG TTGTGGTATCCACTTTCCAAGACCTTGGCCGAGAAAGCAGCTTGGGAATTTGCAAAAGAAAATGGCTTGGATGTGGTTGTGGTAAACCCTGGCACTGTCATGGGGCCAGTTCTCCCTCCTACTCTAAATGCAAGCATGTTAATGTTGCTCCGGCTTCTTCAAG GCTGCACTGAAACTTATGAAAATTTCTTTATGGGATCTGTCCATGTGAAGGATGTAGCCCTGGCACACATTTTAGTATATGAAAACAAGTCTGCTACTGGAAGACACTTGTGCCTGGAGGCCATATCACATTACGGTGACTTTGCTGCCAAAGTTTCGGAATTGTTGCCAGAGTATAACTTACCAAG GTTGCCAAGAGAAACTCAGCAAGGGCTGTTGCGGGCCAAGAATGCAGCAAAGAAGTTGATGGATTTAGGCCTACAATTCATTCCAATGGAGCAAATAATTAAGGACTCAGTTGACAGCTTAAAGAGCAAAGGATTCTTATCTTGA